The region TAAAGCGGTAATTGGGCTTCCTTCTCCAGTATCAGGAACAGTAGTGAAATTATTAGCTGAAGAAGGAGAAATAGCCAAAGTTGGAGACTCAATCGTGGAAATTGAGATTGATGACGAAAAAGACAGTGTTAAAAAAGATGAAGAAAAGTTGCAAAAAGATAATCCCCAAGAAAATGAAGTTATTAAAGAAGGAACAGACACTGTTGCTATTGAACACGAAGATGTTAAGCACTTAAAACCTGGAAAAGAATCGACGGACTCAAATAAACAAGCAACATCATCTGAACGCAAATTGTCTTCAGACATAGATGTTAGAATGCTGGCAATTCCTTCTGTTAGAAAATATGCACGTGAAAAAGATGTGGATTTAACTCAAGTACCGGCAACAGGGAAAAATGACCGTGTCACTCGTGAAGATATCGATCGTTTCTTAACTACCGGCGTTTCGAAATCTGTTGCAGCAGAATCAGAAAAAGATAACGTCCAACCAGTACAACAAGAAGTACCGGCCAAAGCAGCTCCAATTTCATCTGAAAAGGAAAGAAGAGTAAAAATGTCTGGAACACGTAAAGCTATTGCTAAAGCTATGGTAAACAGCAAAGCTGTCTCACCGCACGTGACTGTATTTGACAGGGTCAATGTTGGAAAACTTGTGGATCACAGAGAACGCTTTAAAGGTGTTGCTAAAGAAGAAGGCGTCAAATTAACCTATACTGCTTATTTTGTTAAAGCATTAGTAGCTATGTTATCTCGTTACCCAGAATTGAATGCTTCAATTGATGAAGAAACAGATGAAATCGTCTATCATGATTACTTTAATATTGGTATTGCGACAAATACTGATAAAGGTTTATTTGTTCCGATGATTCGTGATGCAGAACGCAAAAGCTTATTTACGATTGCAGAAGAAATGGCAGAAAATACTGAAAAAGCAATGAATGGAACGCTAACTAGAGCAGATATGGAAAATGGCTCAATGACAATTACAAATGTTGGATCAGTAGCGACCAGCGGAGTTTGGTCAACACCAATCATTAATCAACCGGAAGTTGCAATCTTAGGTATGGCAAGAATCGAAGATGAAGTGATACCAGATGAAAATAAACAACCGATCGTTGTACCGATGCTAAAAATATCATTCGCATTTGATCACCGAATCATTGATGGAGTGACCGCTCAACAAGCAATCAACGATTTGAAGAACTTTTTAGCAGATCCTGAATTGCTTTTCGTGAAAGGATGAATGAAGAATGGTAGTAGGAGATTTTGCAGAAGAACTAGAAACAGTAGTGATTGGATCAGGACCAGGAGGGTATGTAGCAGCGATTCGAGCTGCTCAATTAGGTCAAAAAGTTACGCTAATTGAACGAGGTAATATTGGAGGAGTCTGTTTAAATGTTGGATGTATCCCATCCAAGGCGTTGATTCATGCTGGGGATGAATACCAAGCATCATTGGACTCATCGATATTAGGAATCCAAACAAAAGAAGCTACAATAAATTTTGAAAAGACACAAGCCTGGAAAGATGAAAAAGTCGTTCGCCCCCTAACAAGAGGTGTAGAGCAGTTATTGAAGAAAAATAAAGTTTCTATCATAAAAGGAGAAGCTTATTTCGTAAACAACCAAACATTGCATGTGATGTTCGACGAAGAAAAAGGACAAACGTATACATTTGAAAAAGCCGTAATTGCTACAGGCAGCCGGCCAATCGAATTGCCTTCATTTAAATTTGGTAAACGAATTGTTGATTCTACTGGAGCATTGAACTTAAAGGAAATACCTAAAAAAATGATTGTGATCGGCGGAGGATATATTGGTACTGAATTAGCTGGGGCATATGCTAAATTGGGCACAGAAGTTACCATTTTAGAAGGTTTGGATCAGATTTTGATGGGATTTGAAAAAGATATGGTGAAGTTAGTTGAACAAAATTTTAAACATAAGCAAGTAACAGTTGTTACAAACGCTATGGCCAAATCAGCTGTACAAGATAATCAACAGGTAACAGTTGTTTACGAAGTAGATGGAAAAGAACAACAACTAGAAGCAGATTATGTATTAGTTTCAGTCGGCAGACGCCCAAATACAGACGATATTGGTTTGGAGATTGCAGGTATTGAAACGAATGAAAAAGGATTTATACAAGTAGACGAACAAGGCCGGACAAATAAGAAAAATATTTATGCTATTGGAGACGTTGTTCCAGGACTTGCTTTAGCCCATAAAGCAAGTTATGAAGCAAAAGTAGCGGCAGAAGCCATCGCTGGAATGAAAGGAGCAGCTGTTGATTATTTAGCCATGCCAGCTGTTTGTTTCACTGACCCTGAATTGGCAACTGTCGGTTTTACAGAAAAAGAAGCAAAAGAAAAAGGTTTCAACGTAAACAGCAGCAAATTTCCATTAGCTGGCAACGGACGAGCGCTTTCTTTAAACAAAACAGAAGGCTTTATCCGCTTGGTAACAGAAAAAGAAAGCCATACGTTGTTAGGAGCACAAATTGCTGGAGTAAGTGCTAGTGATTTGATTGGCGAATTAGGATTAGCCATTGAGAATGGATTGACTGCTGAAGATATTTCGTTGACAATCCATAGTCATCCTTCATTAGGAGAAAGTATTATGGACGCAGCTGAATTAGCGTTAGGCCAACCAATCCATCTGTAATTTGCACATTGATAAGAAAATAAGTGAAGGGCTTTAAATCAAATAAAAGCCCTCCTTTTATTTGATTTTTTAGAATGATAAATGATTGAAAATGATTATATTTAGCGGCATTTTTAATAACGAATAAAAAGGAGAACTTATTATGCAAACTGAAAAGCTTACCTTTAAAAATTATGCAATGAATGTATTAAATGGATTAGCTATTGGAACAGTTGTTGCTTTGATTCCTGGAGCATTATTAGGGGAACTATTTAAAGCCTTGCTTCCTGTGTTTCCTCAAGGACAATTTGTATTAGATGCCACCGCTATGTCAAATTCTATGTTGGGATTGGTAGTAGGTGTATTAGTTGGAATCAATTTTAAATTTACGCCTATACAATCTACTTCTTTGGGGTTGGCTGCGATATTAGGAGGCGGAGCTGTTCAATTTTCTGCTGAAGGTATGGTATTGAGCGGTACGGGAGATGTAATAAATGTAGGGCTGACGGCTGCGATTGCAGCAGGCTTGATTTTATTATTAGGCAATAAATTGAAAGCCTATACAATCTTGCTGATACCACCGATTTCATTAATTATAGGCGGTGGAGCTGGTTTATTGATTTTACCTTATATAAAAGGTATTACCACACTGATTGGTCACTTGACCGCACAATTGTTGAATTTCCAACCGATTATAATGTCTGTATTGATTGCCATTATTTTTTCTATTCTAATTGTTTCGCCTATCACTACTGTTGGAATAGCGCTAGCGATCTCGTTAGTCGGAATTGGATCTGGAGCAGGAAATTTAGGGGTTTGTGCAGCCGGGTTTGGATTAGCAGTTGCAGGTTGGAGAGTCAATCCAATCGGAACCAGTCTAGCTCATTTTATTGGATCGCCGAAAGTATCGATGTCAAATGTATTTGCTAAGCCGAAAATTATGCTGCCAATCATTTGTAATGCGGCTTGTCTAGGCGCACTAGCAGCTATCTTTAACATACAAGGAACACCGATGAGTGCCGGATTTGGCTTCAGTGGCCTAGTAGGGCCGGTAAATCATTTGAATATAGTCGGCTGGACAGTTGGAAATATTATGATAACTATTCTTATTTTCCTTGTTGCCCCTATCGTACTGGGAATTGCTTTTAATTACCTATTTACTAAAATATGGCATATTATTTCGCCAGAAGACTATAAATTAGAATTAGCATAAAAAAAGAGGAGGCAGCAAGATGATTCAAAATTTTGGATCCTTAATGCAAGAGCTAACACAGAATAAAGCAGAGCCCAAAAAAGTAGCAGTTGTGAAAGCTGCCAGCAGACATGCTTTGGAGAGTATCTTTGAATTGGCAAAAAAAGGACTCGTAATTCCTTATTTGATTGATAATGAAAAAGCAATTAACGAACAATTATCTCAAATAGATATTGAAAAAGCACCTTACTTTATTGTACCCACTGAAACGGATACGGAAGCAGCTTTTAAAGGTGTTGAAATGGCAAGAGAAAAAAAGGTTGAATTTATTATGAAAGGTGATTTACAAACGGGGACCTTATTAAAAGAAGTAGTTAATCGCACGACAGGTATCCGAGAACAAAAAGTATTGTCTCATTTAGCTTTGATTGAAGTTCCTGCTTATCCAAAATTGATTGGTGTTACAGACGGTGGAATGGTGTTGATCCCCACTTTTGACCAAAAGAAAGCTATTATTGAAAATGCTGCAGAAGTGATGCGGTCTTTAGGATATCAACAGCCCAAAATTGCAGTTCTTTCAGCTGCCGAAATTGTACAGCCGAAGTTACCAGCTTCTGCTGAGGCTGCAGAACTGACAACAGAATTTATAAATGAGAAAAACTTTACTGTTGAAGGGCCGATTTCTTTAGATATTGCACTAAATCCAGCAGCAGCTAACGAAAAGCACTACCAAGGAAAAATTCAAGGAGACACTGATGTGCTAGTAACTCCTGATATTGTGTCTGGAAATGCTCTTTCTAAAAGTATGACTCTTCTGGCTGGAGGAGAAATGGCAGGAATCATTATTGGTGCTAAAGTTCCCATTATTCTAACATCCAGAAGTTCTTCAGCTGCTGAGAAAAGAAATTCACTTTTATTAGCGCTTAAAGTTAGTCATGCAGTTAAAGGGAAAGGAGGAGTCGAATAATATGGTCGATCGTATATTAGCGATTAATCCCGGAGCTACGTCAACTAAAATCGGATATTTTGAAAATGATAAATTACAATGGAAAAAAGAATTATCTTATTCTTATGAAAAAGTATCTGAATACCAAAAAATTATGGATCAATACGAATTTCGTTACCAAGATATTGCTCAATATTTAAAGACTAAAAATTTTTCAGCAGCTTCTTTTGACTCAGTTGTCGGCCGGGGAGGTTTGTTGCCTCCAGTTAATGCAGGTGCCTACTTAGTAAATGATGCCATTATGGATTGTTTAAAAAATCGTCCTGTCTTAGAACATGCTTCTAATTTAGGCGCGAGTCTTGCAAAAGGAATTTCCAAAGAATTTGGTACTTCGGAATGTGAAGCATTTATTTATGACCCAGTTACGGTAGATCAAATGGAAGAAGTTGCTCGGATTTCTGGACTGGCATTAATTGAAAGAAAAAGTATTGGACATGTTTTAAATATGCGGGCTGTCTGTATGAAAATTGCTGAAGACAAACTTGAAAAAACTTATGAAGAAAGCAACTTTGTTGTTGCTCATGTAGGTGGAGGAAGCTCCGCAAGTGCTCATAAGCAAGGACGGATGATTGATCTGATTTCAGACGATGAAGGATTATTTTCAGCAGAGCGAACAGGTGGATTGCCATTAAAAGAAGTTATTCCATTGTGTTATAATTATTCTGAAAAAGAAATGACAGATCTTACCAGAAAAAAAGGAGGTCTCGCATCTTATTTCGGAACAAATGATGCGCGACTTATTGAAGAAAAAGCTCAAAAAGGAGATGAAAAAGCCAAAATCGTCTTGGAAGCAATGGCTTATCAAATTGCAAAAACAATCGGCGAGTTGGCTACCGTTCTTTATGGGAAAATAGACGCTGTTATTCTAACGGGCGGACTGGCTCATTCAGTTCATATTACAGAACTAGTAAAAGAAAGAACCTCTTTTCTTGCGCCAGTATATATTGTTCCGGGAGAAGAAGAATTAACAGCATTAGCCAAAGGAGCACGACGTGTATTGATTGGGCA is a window of Carnobacterium mobile DSM 4848 DNA encoding:
- the buk gene encoding butyrate kinase, with translation MVDRILAINPGATSTKIGYFENDKLQWKKELSYSYEKVSEYQKIMDQYEFRYQDIAQYLKTKNFSAASFDSVVGRGGLLPPVNAGAYLVNDAIMDCLKNRPVLEHASNLGASLAKGISKEFGTSECEAFIYDPVTVDQMEEVARISGLALIERKSIGHVLNMRAVCMKIAEDKLEKTYEESNFVVAHVGGGSSASAHKQGRMIDLISDDEGLFSAERTGGLPLKEVIPLCYNYSEKEMTDLTRKKGGLASYFGTNDARLIEEKAQKGDEKAKIVLEAMAYQIAKTIGELATVLYGKIDAVILTGGLAHSVHITELVKERTSFLAPVYIVPGEEELTALAKGARRVLIGQEKANIFQEPAYNN
- a CDS encoding PTS transporter subunit IIC codes for the protein MQTEKLTFKNYAMNVLNGLAIGTVVALIPGALLGELFKALLPVFPQGQFVLDATAMSNSMLGLVVGVLVGINFKFTPIQSTSLGLAAILGGGAVQFSAEGMVLSGTGDVINVGLTAAIAAGLILLLGNKLKAYTILLIPPISLIIGGGAGLLILPYIKGITTLIGHLTAQLLNFQPIIMSVLIAIIFSILIVSPITTVGIALAISLVGIGSGAGNLGVCAAGFGLAVAGWRVNPIGTSLAHFIGSPKVSMSNVFAKPKIMLPIICNAACLGALAAIFNIQGTPMSAGFGFSGLVGPVNHLNIVGWTVGNIMITILIFLVAPIVLGIAFNYLFTKIWHIISPEDYKLELA
- a CDS encoding dihydrolipoamide acetyltransferase family protein, with amino-acid sequence MTYSFILPDSGEGIHESEIVAWDVKPGDKVKEDDILVEIQSDKAVIGLPSPVSGTVVKLLAEEGEIAKVGDSIVEIEIDDEKDSVKKDEEKLQKDNPQENEVIKEGTDTVAIEHEDVKHLKPGKESTDSNKQATSSERKLSSDIDVRMLAIPSVRKYAREKDVDLTQVPATGKNDRVTREDIDRFLTTGVSKSVAAESEKDNVQPVQQEVPAKAAPISSEKERRVKMSGTRKAIAKAMVNSKAVSPHVTVFDRVNVGKLVDHRERFKGVAKEEGVKLTYTAYFVKALVAMLSRYPELNASIDEETDEIVYHDYFNIGIATNTDKGLFVPMIRDAERKSLFTIAEEMAENTEKAMNGTLTRADMENGSMTITNVGSVATSGVWSTPIINQPEVAILGMARIEDEVIPDENKQPIVVPMLKISFAFDHRIIDGVTAQQAINDLKNFLADPELLFVKG
- the lpdA gene encoding dihydrolipoyl dehydrogenase, which codes for MVVGDFAEELETVVIGSGPGGYVAAIRAAQLGQKVTLIERGNIGGVCLNVGCIPSKALIHAGDEYQASLDSSILGIQTKEATINFEKTQAWKDEKVVRPLTRGVEQLLKKNKVSIIKGEAYFVNNQTLHVMFDEEKGQTYTFEKAVIATGSRPIELPSFKFGKRIVDSTGALNLKEIPKKMIVIGGGYIGTELAGAYAKLGTEVTILEGLDQILMGFEKDMVKLVEQNFKHKQVTVVTNAMAKSAVQDNQQVTVVYEVDGKEQQLEADYVLVSVGRRPNTDDIGLEIAGIETNEKGFIQVDEQGRTNKKNIYAIGDVVPGLALAHKASYEAKVAAEAIAGMKGAAVDYLAMPAVCFTDPELATVGFTEKEAKEKGFNVNSSKFPLAGNGRALSLNKTEGFIRLVTEKESHTLLGAQIAGVSASDLIGELGLAIENGLTAEDISLTIHSHPSLGESIMDAAELALGQPIHL
- a CDS encoding phosphate acyltransferase; translation: MIQNFGSLMQELTQNKAEPKKVAVVKAASRHALESIFELAKKGLVIPYLIDNEKAINEQLSQIDIEKAPYFIVPTETDTEAAFKGVEMAREKKVEFIMKGDLQTGTLLKEVVNRTTGIREQKVLSHLALIEVPAYPKLIGVTDGGMVLIPTFDQKKAIIENAAEVMRSLGYQQPKIAVLSAAEIVQPKLPASAEAAELTTEFINEKNFTVEGPISLDIALNPAAANEKHYQGKIQGDTDVLVTPDIVSGNALSKSMTLLAGGEMAGIIIGAKVPIILTSRSSSAAEKRNSLLLALKVSHAVKGKGGVE